The proteins below are encoded in one region of Chloroflexota bacterium:
- a CDS encoding SDR family oxidoreductase translates to MAGKVVVVTGGGHGIGQAYCERLAAEGASVVVADLDGASARQVAAAIVADGGDALGVQVDVASFPSVQALAAQVVERYGGLDGLVNNAAVFATIPISRVGFEEIDETEWDLVMSVNVKGVWNCCRALAPALRARGGGSIVNICSASILHAGGGRMHYVASKAAVFGISRTLARELGGDNIRVNSLAPGNTLSEVDPTPEIVAMREAAIAARSLKRLQRPADMVGTVVFLLSDDSAFMTGQLLVVDGGSTFH, encoded by the coding sequence ATGGCTGGCAAGGTCGTCGTGGTGACGGGCGGTGGTCACGGCATCGGCCAGGCGTACTGCGAGCGGCTGGCCGCGGAGGGGGCCAGCGTCGTGGTGGCGGACCTGGACGGGGCATCGGCGAGGCAGGTCGCCGCTGCCATCGTGGCCGACGGCGGCGATGCGCTGGGCGTACAGGTCGATGTTGCCAGCTTTCCCAGCGTGCAGGCGCTGGCCGCGCAGGTGGTGGAGCGGTACGGCGGCCTTGACGGGCTGGTCAACAACGCCGCCGTCTTCGCGACGATCCCGATCTCGCGGGTGGGCTTCGAGGAGATCGACGAGACCGAGTGGGATCTGGTGATGTCGGTCAACGTCAAGGGCGTCTGGAACTGCTGCCGTGCCCTGGCCCCGGCCCTGCGGGCGCGCGGGGGCGGGAGCATCGTCAACATCTGCTCGGCCAGCATCCTGCACGCGGGCGGCGGCCGGATGCACTACGTGGCCTCGAAGGCGGCGGTTTTCGGGATCTCGCGGACGCTGGCGCGCGAGCTTGGCGGCGACAACATCCGGGTGAACTCGCTGGCCCCGGGCAACACCCTGAGCGAGGTCGATCCGACCCCGGAGATCGTGGCGATGCGCGAGGCGGCCATCGCAGCCCGCTCGCTGAAGCGGCTGCAGCGACCGGCAGACATGGTGGGGACGGTGGTCTTCCTGCTCTCCGACGATTCGGCCTTCATGACGGGACAACTGCTGGTGGTGGACGGCGGCTCGACGTTCCACTAG